A single Maniola hyperantus chromosome 11, iAphHyp1.2, whole genome shotgun sequence DNA region contains:
- the LOC117986662 gene encoding mucin-4 has protein sequence MGASEGRMHSALWVVLTAACALADNQNRRTKLPYIADAVGNSLPPPSSVPATVGSPVNLLTPDRYEFYTFDESGELVKRLMTLEEIQAIVAAGEETEGLVTFANDNQPTIAFNFTQPSQTKVHNVVTNVQNVLKAQMEAQKNKPNNIQPTLDTPDVSDSWSLILPSIFGNTGVDIVPDKTSGSFITPETETFEIDNLNDYKNSQSKESNEIPTVSTLQQNDDANIIPTKKTESSISTTASIKNTSPVSFTPLKLTSTTEKLYSTTTTKKPEIKTSNEVTTSKPHISSRTTTVRTTTSTTIKSTVDTLMNEMYKKPNKTQEISVHNNDKNAYNITKNNQESSWTTKEPIQYERISTFLPSSTAAYMTEKTTNKPTMSTKKTNNSENNYENLSTTTVANKIVTSTTSAAPISINKHKEYEKLNSTTITTQSVSPSTTLSSTEFTPTHKNHGLIDTGKNEQTMINADKNENDKDNQSIIPMFDVAQSISQIASDLGNNYVPIPTSNSFVDSTKTSNLAIESKENVEIEIPTESGDVNEININTTNNPENFVKVSTFDPQEKIKNKTIETIDVAKEDPSITVSTSPPLSTPSITSSTSSNIMDEVISESMGDLLSQVVHDSASPTSIIYSQNKTQTAEVLTTQSPKQITVIQESTSKPKETVTTKVLPSLVVQNAVLEKSEDTRINKTNKTNVENNKYEPSTIIKSDVNEIKIETSTLKENPQSEHLINAKNVSTLDSKKKEDKIIVPNNQILSNILSSGTHPVKIDSSTGVKNVTSSNNIYKSSLIDKIVAIDKVQKQKVNEELPKIDDFKKKIQKVNIDDKELANERNNSWKLIPPVNPPKANEIGKDKHKVEGFYTPETNENKNIVLEFPKENQGLEVTTKDLGDDVLQFTELCNELAFRYWNVMVDNVDKKRSIVFSPYSITSMLAMMFMGAKGATSGEMNEILKLDDMVTFNPHFTLKNISDSIETSSASGVVISAFVRELFSERNRGKLLTFYKERAQHFYNGHVEEVNFKLISDVIRRRTNLLVKRYSWGKIPEYLKTNSIKIPPLAAFSANLFYTDCTGSSVEGRDGEMYFVVSPNVRQRRLVPVPAVVFKSNFLAGYDPVLDATAAALGNTNSVVSTLFLMPGQQGNIVHADDLEKLEKRLLDASLTTPVWNGLLRTLLPRVGLELQIPRFSHKSLFNVSSTLKRMGLKDLFDANHADLGGLNGPSKDLYLSDMLQLTTFATCAESGIGGQHHVEEFPDTQDYLRKRRTSRWITGWDEPRDYQRAFHDPHDVGEAMHLPLHLRPRQARLPARSSQPARLKFDRPFLYFVRHNPSGMILYVGRYNPRLLP, from the exons ATGGGAGCGTCGGAGGGCAGGATGCATTCGGCTCTGTGGGTAGTACTCACCGCGGCTTGCGCGCTCGCTGATAACCAGAATAG GCGAACAAAACTTCCCTACATAGCTGATGCAGTTGGCAACAGTCTTCCGCCACCGTCGAGTGTTCCAGCAACTGTTGGAAGTCCAGTTAATCTACTCACTCCAGACCGATATGAGTTTTACACATTTGATGAATCTGGAGAACTAGTGAAAAGGCTGATGACATTAGAAGAAATCCAAGCAATAGTAGCAGCAGGAGAGGAAACAGAAGGCCTGGTCACTTTTGCAAATGACAATCAACCAACTATAGCTTTTAATTTTACTCAACCCTCACAAACAAAAGTTCATAACGTAGTTACCAATGTACAAAACGTCCTAAAAGCACAAATGGAAGCTCAAAAAAATAAACCAAATAATATACAACCTACATTAGACACACCCGATGTTTCAGATTCTTGGAGTTTGATACTACCTTCAATATTTGGAAATACTGGAGTAGATATAGTACCCGATAAGACATCTGGATCCTTCATTACACCTGAAACAGAAACGTTTGAAATAGATAACTTAAATGATTACAAAAATTCTCAGAGCAAGGAAAGTAATGAAATACCTACTGTTTCTACGTTACAACAAAATGATGATGCCAATATTATCCCGACTAAAAAAACAGAAAGTTCGATTTCAACTACTGCTTCGATAAAGAATACATCACCTGTTTCCTTTACTCCATTAAAACTTACTTCAACGACGGAAAAACTTTATTCAACTACTACTACTAAGAAACCTGAAATAAAAACCTCTAATGAAGTTACAACAAGTAAGCCTCATATATCTAGTAGAACTACAACAGTACGTACAACTACTTCTACGACCATCAAGTCTACAGTAGATACTTTAATGAATGAAATGTATAAAAAGCCTAACAAGACGCAGGAAATTTCTGTTCATAATAATGACAAAAATGCTTacaatataacaaaaaataaccaAGAATCGTCATGGACAACAAAGGAACCAATTCAGTACGAAAGAATAAGCACATTTTTGCCCAGTTCCACAGCTGCCTATATGACTGAGAAAACGACCAATAAACCTACAATGAGtactaaaaaaacaaataatagtgAAAACAATTACGAGAATCTATCGACAACTACTGTTGCTAACAAAATTGTAACAAGCACCACATCAGCAGCTCCTATATCTATTAATAAACATAAAGAATACGAAAAATTGAATTCAACCACAATAACAACTCAGTCAGTTTCTCCATCGACAACTTTATCTTCAACTGAATTCACACCTACCCATAAAAATCATGGGCTAATTGACACTGGTAAGAATGAACAAACAATGATTAATGCCGATAAAAATGAGAATGATAAAGACAATCAGTCAATAATACCGATGTTTGATGTAGCTCAGAGTATAAGCCAAATAGCTTCAGACCTTGGTAataattatgttcctattcctaCCTCAAACAGCTTTGTTGATTCAACAAAAACTAGTAATTTAGCAATAGAAAGTAAAGAGAATGTAGAGATTGAAATTCCAACGGAATCTGGAGATGTGAATGAGATAAATATTAACACTACCAATAATCCCGAAAATTTCGTAAAGGTTTCGACCTTTGATCCTCAggaaaagataaaaaataaaactatagagACCATAGACGTGGCTAAAGAAGATCCAAGTATTACTGTTTCTACTTCTCCTCCTCTTTCCACGCCATCTATTACTAGCTCAACAAGCTCTAATATTATGGACGAAGTCATATCAGAATCGATGGGTGATCTACTCTCGCAGGTTGTTCATGATAGTGCCAGCCCTACATCCATAATTTACTCTCAAAATAAGACACAGACTGCTGAAGTGCTAACTACACAAAGTCCTAAACAGATTACTGTAATCCAGGAATCTACATCTAAGCCAAAAGAAACAGTCACAACCAAGGTTCTACCATCATTAGTCGTACAAAATGCAGTTCTAGAAAAGTCTGAAGATActagaataaataaaactaataaaacaaatgtagaaaataataagtatGAACCATCTACCATTATAAAAAGCGATGTTAACGAAATAAAAATCGAAACCAGTACTTTAAAGGAAAATCCACAAAGCGAACACCTTATTAATGCAAAAAACGTTAGTACATTAGAttcaaagaagaaagaagacaAGATAATTGTTCCAAATAATCAGATCTTATCAAATATTTTGAGTTCTGGTACTCATCCAGTAAAAATTGATTCATCTACTGGAGTAAAAAATGTTACTTCCAGTAATAATATCTACAAATCATCATTGATAGACAAAATTGTTGCTATTGATAAGGTCCAAAAACAAAAGGTAAACGAAGAATTACCGAAAATTGatgattttaaaaagaaaatacaaaaagtaAACATAGACGATAAAGAGCTAGCAAATGAAAGAAATAATTCATGGAAGTTAATACCACCAGTAAATCCACCCAAGGCAAATGAAATAGGAAAAGACAAGCACAAAGTTGAGGGTTTTTACACGCCTGaaactaatgaaaataaaaatattgtcttAGAATTCCCAAAAGAAAATCAGGGCTTAGAAGTTACTACGAAAGATTTAGGTGATGATGTTTTACAATTTACAGAACTTTGTAATGAGTTGGCTTTTCGATATTGGAATGTAATGGTTGATAATGTGGATAAAAAACGTAGTATAGTTTTTTCACCATATTCAATAACATCAATGTTAGCTATGATGTTCATGGGCGCAAAAGGGGCTACATCAGGAGAAATGAACGAAATTCTAAAGTTAGATGATATGGTAACATTTAATCcacattttactttgaaaaataTATCTGATTCTATTGAAACTAGTTCTGCTTCAGGAGTAGTTATATCTGCGTTTGTTAGAGAGCTCTTCAGTGAAAGGAATAGGGGAAAACTGTTGACATTCTATAAGGAACGAGCACAACATTTTTATAATGGACATGTTGAAGAAGTTAATTTCAAATTAATCAGCGACGTAATAAGAAGACGTACTAATCTTTTAGTGAAAAGATACAGTTGGGGCAAAATTCCGGAATACTTGAAAACAAACAGCATAAAGATTCCTCCACTTGCAGCATTCTCAGCTAACCTCTTTTAT ACCGACTGCACTGGATCATCTGTTGAAGGACGAGACGGCGAAATGTACTTCGTCGTATCACCCAATGTCCGCCAAAGACGTTTGGTTCCAGTTCCCGCTGTAGTTTTCAAAAGCAATTTCTTGGCTGGATACGATCCAGTGCTGGATGCTACGGCTGCAGCATTGGGAAATACCAATTCTGTTGTAAGCACACTCTTCCTTATGCCAGGTCAACAAGGAAACATCGTACATGCAGATGATTTAGAGAAACTTGAAAAACGACTTTTGGATGCTAGTCTGACTACTCCAGTGTGGAACGGTTTATTGCGTACGTTGCTTCCTCGCGTCGGCCTTGAACTCCAAATTCCAAGATTCTCACACAAGTCATTATTTAACGTTTCATCCACTTTGAAAAGGATGGGTTTGAAAGATTTGTTTGATGCAAATCACGCCGACTTAGGTGGTTTGAACGGCCCATCAAAGGACCTCTATTTATCTGATATGTTGCAACTGACAACATTTGCTACCTGTGCTGAAAGTGGTATCGGTGGTCAACATCACGTTGAGGAATTCCCAGATACACAGGATTATTTGCGCAAACGAAGAACATCCAGATGGATTACAGGCTGGGACGAGCCGAGAGATTACCAACGTGCTTTCCATGATCCTCATGACGTAGGTGAGGCTATGCATTTACCATTGCACCTTCGACCGAGACAAGCACGTCTTCCAGCGAGGAGTTCGCAACCAGCTCGATTAAAGTTTGACCGACCTTTCCTATACTTTGTACGACACAATCCATCTGGGATGATACTTTACGTTGGCCGATACAATCCAAGGCTTTTACCTTGA
- the LOC117986406 gene encoding general odorant-binding protein 68-like isoform X2 codes for MLGIFSISLIFTIFQVVTSQIPQHCMGPPPGVVKPGDCCKIPPMFSEEDFKECGIENPRQEPRGPPDCTKHICLMKRYNLMKDDENIDKDAVDELLNKFADDNPEFKDAMQISKEKCLSDGLPGPPYICEATRLGICIMMTTFHECPTWEDSDNCKKLKDHMDECRAYFPK; via the exons gTTGTAACATCGCAAATACCACAGCACTGCATGGGACCTCCACCTGGAGTG GTCAAACCTGGCGACTGCTGCAAAATACCACCTATGTTCTCTGAAGAGGATTTCAAGGAATGCGGTATTGAGAATCCAAGACAAGAACCTAGAGGACCACcagat TGTACCAAACACATATGCCTAATGAAGAGGTACAACCTTATGAAGGACGATGAAAATATAGATAAGGATGCCGTAGACGAACTCCTCAATAAATTCGCTGACGACAACCCTGAATTTAAGGATGCAATGCAAATATCCAAGGAAAAATGTTTGTCCGATGGTCTGCCGGGACCACCCTATATCTGCGAGGCTACTAGGCTTGGCATCTGCATTATGATGACGACTTTCcat gaatgTCCAACCTGGGAGGATAGTGATAACTGCAAGAAACTCAAAGATCACATGGACGAGTGCAGGGCTTATTTTCCTAAATAA
- the LOC117986406 gene encoding general odorant-binding protein 68-like isoform X1 has translation MLGIFSISLIFTIFQVVTSQIPQHCMGPPPGVQVKPGDCCKIPPMFSEEDFKECGIENPRQEPRGPPDCTKHICLMKRYNLMKDDENIDKDAVDELLNKFADDNPEFKDAMQISKEKCLSDGLPGPPYICEATRLGICIMMTTFHECPTWEDSDNCKKLKDHMDECRAYFPK, from the exons gTTGTAACATCGCAAATACCACAGCACTGCATGGGACCTCCACCTGGAGTG CAGGTCAAACCTGGCGACTGCTGCAAAATACCACCTATGTTCTCTGAAGAGGATTTCAAGGAATGCGGTATTGAGAATCCAAGACAAGAACCTAGAGGACCACcagat TGTACCAAACACATATGCCTAATGAAGAGGTACAACCTTATGAAGGACGATGAAAATATAGATAAGGATGCCGTAGACGAACTCCTCAATAAATTCGCTGACGACAACCCTGAATTTAAGGATGCAATGCAAATATCCAAGGAAAAATGTTTGTCCGATGGTCTGCCGGGACCACCCTATATCTGCGAGGCTACTAGGCTTGGCATCTGCATTATGATGACGACTTTCcat gaatgTCCAACCTGGGAGGATAGTGATAACTGCAAGAAACTCAAAGATCACATGGACGAGTGCAGGGCTTATTTTCCTAAATAA